One Oceanicoccus sagamiensis genomic region harbors:
- a CDS encoding S9 family peptidase: MKTLYSEELLARYRRAETLEQGAFSKSIAFNTTVYPHWVGESHCFWYKRETRDGQVFRKVDAKASTNEDAFDHNLLAIALTQASGEDVQADNLPLDNLDLLQAPETICFEAFGKHWAYSSATQTCKQIEALPAGWKQSPDGKKALFSRDYNLWLYDLESGEEKALTDDGERFYEYASSQPMSIYGQQSSSVSLEAIWSPDSRRIFTHSIDLRQVAIAPPLIEHVPADGSLRPVVSNPENRVAFGGDEHIESYRFLTIDITTGDCCYADYPDCPATYPPYGGYFTGQRGWWDKDSRHAYFVDQKRGGKLVNVVKLDSHTGGTQVLFEERSDFAVTVIPLSHIHPLLTPLPESNELIWYSERSGWAHLYLYDLTTGELKHPLTQGEFIVRNILHIDTEQRELWIQTAGREAGRNPYYCDICRVNMDTGALTEVIASDGEYVVCDQQSRISVGHPNASGVSPDGRYLVTTFSRVDTPPVSLLLDRQGQTLSTLETADISGLPEGFTWPEPVMLKAADGQTDIYGVVFRPSHFDPEQSYPVLDCTYYYASPVGAFSNNHYSMSYLSAWAYAELGFVTVIIFGRGNDGLRDTTFNSYQNPDFPLAPMHSSRCYKTDCIAGIQQLAEQYAYIDLNRVGVVEFGSTPTALMGMLVHPDFYHVGTSINAMACSLMEGDIAAAHPLGADLSQWPEFEQRADQLQGKLLIINGMLDWCMYVTMTFRLIQALRQANKRFDMLLLPNLDHGACGYTIQRSWDYVVEHLLGETPPQDFRLETAYDSMVEYTSPLLNSDSGY, from the coding sequence ATGAAGACACTATATTCAGAAGAGCTGTTGGCGCGTTACCGTCGGGCCGAAACTTTAGAGCAAGGCGCGTTTAGTAAAAGCATTGCTTTTAACACCACGGTGTATCCCCATTGGGTGGGTGAGAGCCATTGCTTTTGGTATAAACGTGAAACCCGTGATGGGCAGGTATTTCGCAAAGTTGATGCAAAAGCCAGTACTAACGAAGACGCCTTTGATCATAACTTACTGGCTATAGCGCTAACACAGGCCAGTGGTGAAGACGTTCAGGCTGATAACCTCCCCCTGGACAACCTTGACCTGCTTCAGGCCCCGGAGACGATTTGCTTTGAAGCTTTTGGCAAGCACTGGGCTTACAGCAGCGCCACCCAAACATGTAAGCAAATTGAAGCGTTACCCGCAGGCTGGAAGCAATCACCCGATGGTAAAAAAGCCCTCTTCTCCCGTGATTACAATCTATGGCTTTATGACCTTGAGAGTGGTGAAGAGAAAGCTTTAACGGATGATGGTGAGCGTTTTTATGAATACGCTTCCTCTCAGCCTATGTCGATTTATGGCCAGCAAAGTAGCTCGGTTTCATTAGAGGCTATCTGGTCGCCAGATTCCCGGCGCATTTTTACTCATAGTATCGATCTTCGTCAGGTAGCTATTGCTCCCCCCTTGATAGAGCATGTTCCTGCCGATGGCAGCCTTAGACCCGTCGTTAGCAACCCGGAGAACCGTGTAGCTTTTGGTGGTGATGAGCATATTGAGTCTTACCGGTTCCTCACCATTGATATAACAACGGGTGACTGCTGTTATGCCGACTATCCTGATTGCCCAGCCACATATCCGCCCTATGGAGGGTATTTTACCGGCCAGCGCGGTTGGTGGGATAAAGATAGTCGGCATGCTTATTTTGTTGACCAGAAGCGGGGCGGCAAGTTAGTCAACGTGGTAAAGCTGGACAGCCATACGGGTGGCACACAAGTGTTATTTGAAGAGCGCTCAGACTTTGCCGTCACGGTAATACCCCTTTCACATATCCACCCACTGCTCACCCCTCTGCCAGAGAGCAACGAACTGATCTGGTACTCCGAGCGCAGTGGCTGGGCGCATCTCTACCTCTATGATCTGACGACTGGTGAGCTAAAACACCCGCTGACTCAAGGCGAGTTTATTGTGCGCAATATACTGCATATAGATACCGAACAGCGGGAACTGTGGATACAAACCGCCGGACGTGAAGCCGGACGCAACCCTTACTACTGCGATATCTGCCGGGTCAATATGGATACCGGAGCCCTTACCGAGGTGATCGCCAGCGACGGTGAATATGTGGTCTGTGACCAGCAAAGCCGTATATCCGTAGGCCACCCTAACGCCAGCGGCGTCTCACCCGACGGCCGTTATCTGGTGACCACCTTTTCTCGGGTTGATACCCCTCCGGTTAGCCTGCTGCTGGACCGGCAAGGCCAAACTCTCAGCACACTAGAAACCGCCGATATCAGCGGCCTGCCTGAGGGCTTTACCTGGCCAGAACCGGTGATGCTAAAAGCCGCCGATGGGCAAACCGATATCTACGGTGTGGTCTTTCGCCCCTCGCATTTTGACCCTGAGCAATCCTACCCAGTATTGGACTGCACCTACTATTATGCATCCCCTGTAGGTGCTTTTAGTAATAACCATTACAGTATGTCCTACCTTTCCGCTTGGGCCTACGCTGAACTGGGCTTTGTCACGGTTATCATTTTTGGGCGCGGCAACGATGGCCTCAGGGATACCACCTTTAACAGCTACCAAAACCCAGACTTCCCACTGGCACCGATGCATTCCAGTCGCTGCTATAAAACGGATTGCATTGCGGGTATACAACAATTGGCTGAACAATATGCCTATATAGACCTGAACAGGGTCGGGGTCGTGGAATTTGGCAGCACCCCCACCGCCTTGATGGGCATGCTGGTGCATCCGGATTTTTACCATGTGGGTACGAGTATAAATGCCATGGCTTGCAGCTTAATGGAAGGCGATATTGCCGCAGCCCATCCACTGGGTGCTGACCTTAGCCAGTGGCCGGAATTTGAACAGCGCGCCGATCAGCTACAGGGCAAATTACTGATTATCAATGGCATGCTGGATTGGTGTATGTACGTCACTATGACCTTCCGTTTAATTCAGGCCCTGCGGCAGGCCAACAAACGCTTTGATATGTTACTGCTGCCCAACTTGGACCATGGTGCCTGTGGTTATACCATCCAGCGCAGCTGGGACTATGTGGTAGAGCATCTACTCGGTGAAACACCCCCGCAAGATTTTCGTCTGGAGACCGCTTACGACAGTATGGTCGAGTACACCAGCCCGTTACTTAACAGTGACAGCGGGTATTGA
- a CDS encoding MFS transporter, producing MSLPKKTSTTITPLIGIAYALPVAPVLLLMSSNNVLSGIYAKHHGLSLASISIVMLVAGLFDAVTDPAIGYFSDRYHARTGSRRPFVIGGALLLIPCAWFLLNPGESVTIAYFLLWYLLFYLSITLFQIPHLTWGGEISPISEQKNKVYGYRNLGGYMGMMVFMIIPMLPFTEGSEVTPETMRYLVVAAGLLVMPTLFVLLRYVPTGAHYSESLKTTENPFQAIHALMHSRPLLWFLAVSIAYVLAQGFYIGLEFMVMDIWLDMGDYYVYLSLLHLVVASLAVAPAMKIITRLGKIKALRLSIMVFAITVFLLPVVLLKSPYSLHLYAIFQMLYATASALGNIALFSLLSDVSDYNTFKLGIDRSASCFSLQSLVMKSMTAMGIALSIALAGWWGFDPAKTSQPEGAYWGLVLCIGVMPMLLSFVAALCVPGIAITEKRHAVIRRRLDARAERASQYVVQSKSLSGDAVPALK from the coding sequence ATGAGTTTACCAAAAAAAACCAGCACCACCATTACGCCACTAATCGGTATCGCTTACGCCTTGCCAGTAGCGCCTGTCTTGTTATTAATGAGTTCTAATAACGTCCTGTCAGGTATTTATGCCAAGCATCATGGTTTGTCGCTGGCATCGATTTCCATCGTCATGCTGGTGGCTGGGTTATTTGATGCAGTCACTGACCCTGCTATTGGCTATTTCTCAGATCGTTATCATGCCCGCACCGGCAGTCGACGCCCCTTTGTGATTGGCGGCGCCTTGCTGTTAATCCCCTGTGCATGGTTTTTACTGAACCCAGGAGAGAGCGTAACCATTGCCTATTTTCTGCTGTGGTATTTATTGTTTTACCTGTCTATTACGTTGTTTCAAATTCCTCACCTTACCTGGGGGGGAGAAATATCGCCGATATCCGAGCAAAAAAACAAAGTCTACGGCTACCGTAATTTGGGTGGGTATATGGGCATGATGGTCTTTATGATTATACCGATGTTGCCCTTTACTGAAGGTTCTGAAGTAACACCAGAGACTATGCGTTATTTAGTGGTGGCTGCCGGGTTGTTAGTTATGCCAACCCTTTTTGTATTGCTGCGTTATGTGCCCACTGGCGCGCATTATTCAGAAAGTCTCAAAACAACAGAGAACCCTTTTCAGGCAATACACGCTTTAATGCATAGCCGGCCATTGTTATGGTTTTTGGCGGTGAGTATTGCTTATGTTTTGGCTCAGGGATTTTACATTGGTCTGGAATTTATGGTGATGGATATCTGGTTGGACATGGGTGACTATTATGTTTATTTGTCTTTACTGCATTTGGTTGTCGCCAGTTTGGCGGTGGCTCCAGCCATGAAAATAATTACTCGCTTAGGGAAAATCAAGGCACTGCGGTTATCAATCATGGTGTTTGCTATTACTGTTTTTCTGCTTCCGGTGGTATTACTCAAGTCGCCTTACAGTCTTCATCTCTATGCCATATTCCAAATGCTTTATGCTACTGCGAGTGCGCTTGGCAATATTGCATTATTCTCATTGTTGTCCGATGTGTCTGATTACAACACCTTCAAATTGGGTATTGACCGTTCGGCGAGTTGTTTTTCTTTGCAATCTTTGGTGATGAAATCTATGACCGCGATGGGTATTGCCTTATCGATTGCCTTGGCAGGGTGGTGGGGGTTTGATCCAGCGAAAACATCCCAGCCGGAAGGGGCGTACTGGGGGTTGGTGTTGTGTATTGGCGTAATGCCTATGTTGTTGTCTTTTGTGGCGGCTTTGTGTGTCCCGGGTATTGCCATCACAGAAAAGCGTCACGCAGTTATTCGCAGGCGTTTAGATGCCAGAGCAGAGCGGGCAAGCCAGTATGTTGTTCAGTCAAAGTCGCTGTCTGGTGATGCTGTTCCAGCCTTAAAGTGA
- a CDS encoding S9 family peptidase, with protein MKKQQIKSDNDTLAARYQRAKTLIEDISKNHMVLNATLYPVWIKGSACFWYERKMWDSAATTNGAIKPGKQYRLVNAVSASNEIAFDHKQLANALEKAANKQVDPNDLPISAVAMTLNLSSSLPNNALQTIEAVRFTAFKKQWCFVTQTGVCSEISSIPKDWELSPDKKKAAFIKGHNIWVCDLEAQQDTQLTHDGEKDYAYGAMSTVWGRCNDVASAQVRWSPDSNKLFTLQRDTRKVLSLPIVHHVPADGGIRPQLEEIKVGYPGDEHAEQVRLLAIDVITGEIRPADYPQISATRNGYGFFSSQLGWWANDSQRAYFVDVARDYKMVQVVEFNTHTGATKVLLTEHSLTQINLMLGGDDYPTMRPLPETNELLWFSERSGWGHLYLYDLNTGTLKNTVTSGEWLVRNIAHFDQARREVFLQTAARDSTIDPYYRDLVRVNIDTSELITLTASNHDNVTIVQTEFSMGVARSYRDVSASCGIHPLGDFAVITQSRADEMPVSFLINRDGDKVMELEVADASALPSTWQWPEPVQLLAADGQTDIYGLVFRPSDFSPERSYPVISHGFNNPEIPWVGKGSFTNDVAGGWPTMDAAALAELGFIVVQIDGRGTVLRNKAFHDECYGSFQTASCIDDHVAGIRQLAQRFPYMDPDRVGITAHSSGGSGCIEGMLRYPEFFKVGVSSCVHDSRLMSAPMMAEKYEGLSGPKVEHSYAEERIDQLQGKLLLIHGMLDWCISPASTFRLVEALKKADKDFDMLLLPKLGHSHDPYVIRRTWDYFVAYLQGVSPQVWLG; from the coding sequence ATGAAAAAGCAACAGATAAAAAGCGATAACGATACATTGGCCGCTCGCTACCAGCGGGCCAAAACTCTCATAGAAGATATAAGTAAAAATCATATGGTGCTTAATGCCACACTGTACCCCGTTTGGATTAAAGGCAGTGCGTGTTTTTGGTATGAACGCAAGATGTGGGACAGCGCTGCCACCACCAATGGGGCAATCAAGCCCGGTAAGCAATACCGACTAGTGAATGCCGTATCAGCCAGCAATGAAATTGCTTTTGATCACAAGCAGTTGGCTAATGCACTAGAAAAAGCGGCTAATAAGCAGGTAGATCCAAATGATCTTCCGATTAGCGCCGTGGCAATGACATTAAATTTATCCAGCTCTTTGCCGAATAATGCATTACAGACGATTGAAGCGGTCCGGTTTACTGCGTTTAAAAAGCAGTGGTGTTTTGTCACACAAACCGGTGTCTGTAGTGAGATATCATCAATACCTAAAGATTGGGAACTATCACCGGACAAAAAGAAAGCAGCCTTTATTAAAGGGCACAATATTTGGGTTTGCGACCTTGAAGCTCAACAAGATACCCAGTTAACCCATGATGGCGAAAAAGATTATGCTTATGGTGCTATGTCCACTGTCTGGGGCAGGTGCAATGATGTAGCTAGCGCTCAAGTCCGTTGGTCTCCCGATTCAAACAAGCTTTTCACCTTACAGCGTGATACGCGCAAGGTGTTGTCCTTACCAATAGTGCACCATGTCCCCGCTGATGGGGGTATACGTCCACAGTTGGAAGAAATTAAAGTGGGCTACCCCGGCGATGAGCACGCTGAGCAAGTGCGTCTGCTGGCGATTGATGTGATCACGGGCGAAATTCGCCCTGCTGATTACCCGCAGATTTCCGCTACAAGAAATGGCTATGGCTTTTTTTCCTCCCAGTTAGGATGGTGGGCAAATGATAGTCAGCGCGCTTATTTCGTAGATGTAGCGCGCGATTACAAAATGGTACAGGTAGTAGAATTTAATACGCATACTGGTGCCACCAAGGTGCTCTTGACGGAGCACTCACTGACTCAAATTAACCTGATGCTAGGGGGTGATGACTATCCCACAATGCGCCCACTGCCTGAGACTAATGAATTGCTGTGGTTTTCAGAGCGTAGTGGTTGGGGGCATCTTTACTTATATGACCTGAATACAGGAACACTTAAAAATACGGTTACTTCGGGTGAATGGCTGGTACGCAACATTGCACATTTTGATCAGGCTCGCCGAGAGGTGTTTCTGCAAACTGCTGCTCGGGATTCAACTATTGATCCCTATTATCGTGATCTGGTTAGAGTCAATATAGATACAAGTGAGCTTATAACACTTACTGCTAGTAACCATGACAACGTCACTATTGTGCAAACGGAATTTAGTATGGGTGTTGCGAGATCTTATCGTGATGTTAGCGCATCATGTGGTATTCACCCCCTTGGCGATTTTGCGGTAATAACACAATCAAGGGCTGATGAGATGCCTGTCAGTTTTTTGATCAATCGTGATGGTGATAAGGTGATGGAATTGGAGGTGGCGGATGCCTCTGCGCTACCCTCTACTTGGCAGTGGCCAGAGCCGGTCCAGTTATTGGCTGCTGATGGTCAAACTGATATCTATGGTTTGGTGTTTAGGCCGAGTGACTTTTCTCCTGAGCGTTCTTATCCTGTGATTTCACACGGTTTTAATAATCCGGAAATACCCTGGGTGGGCAAAGGCTCTTTTACTAATGATGTTGCAGGTGGCTGGCCTACTATGGATGCTGCAGCGTTAGCGGAGTTAGGTTTTATTGTGGTACAAATTGATGGCCGGGGGACAGTTTTACGGAACAAGGCGTTTCACGATGAGTGCTATGGCTCTTTTCAAACGGCCAGTTGTATTGATGACCATGTGGCAGGTATTCGTCAGCTAGCCCAGCGCTTCCCGTATATGGACCCTGATCGTGTGGGAATTACCGCTCACTCGTCAGGGGGGTCCGGTTGTATCGAAGGGATGTTGCGTTACCCCGAATTTTTTAAAGTAGGCGTCAGTAGTTGTGTGCATGATAGCCGCTTAATGTCTGCCCCAATGATGGCCGAAAAATATGAAGGGCTGTCAGGCCCGAAAGTAGAGCATTCATACGCAGAAGAACGAATCGATCAGTTGCAGGGTAAATTATTATTAATCCACGGCATGCTCGACTGGTGTATCTCTCCAGCCAGTACTTTCAGGCTGGTTGAGGCCTTAAAAAAAGCAGATAAAGACTTTGATATGTTATTGCTCCCTAAATTGGGGCATAGCCATGATCCCTATGTAATCCGTCGCACTTGGGATTATTTTGTGGCCTATTTGCAAGGTGTTTCCCCCCAGGTTTGGTTGGGTTAA
- a CDS encoding RNA polymerase sigma factor: MAKPDNNKTSSILSSVYSAFLGSESALRRYLGRFLYRQEDIDDMVQETFLRAYRATRQRDIEFPKAYLFRVAKSVAMRELGRKAHQMTDYLEEAAAEEAPQPGSLEEHLQAEQTIQLYCNAIAELPPQCRRVFLMRKYQALSHKEIARELNISVGAVEKQVTLGIRRCMTYMEKQEAAADSSLPPAHQEHSHD; encoded by the coding sequence GTGGCAAAGCCCGATAACAATAAAACATCGTCCATATTATCCAGCGTCTACAGTGCTTTTTTAGGCAGTGAGTCGGCGCTGCGGCGCTATCTGGGCCGGTTTTTATACCGGCAGGAAGATATCGACGATATGGTGCAGGAAACTTTTCTGCGGGCCTACCGGGCCACCCGTCAGCGGGATATTGAATTTCCCAAGGCCTACCTGTTCCGTGTTGCCAAATCCGTGGCCATGCGCGAACTGGGCAGAAAAGCCCACCAAATGACCGACTACCTCGAAGAGGCCGCCGCCGAAGAAGCTCCCCAGCCCGGCTCGCTGGAAGAACACCTGCAAGCCGAACAGACAATCCAACTCTACTGCAACGCCATTGCCGAACTGCCACCCCAGTGCCGGCGGGTATTTTTAATGCGCAAATACCAGGCCCTGTCCCATAAAGAAATTGCCCGGGAGCTAAATATCTCCGTGGGCGCAGTAGAAAAACAAGTGACCTTAGGTATCAGACGATGTATGACCTATATGGAAAAACAGGAAGCCGCCGCAGACAGCAGCCTGCCGCCGGCACATCAGGAGCATAGCCATGACTGA
- a CDS encoding FecR family protein → MTDYNKGEPPTAATVVDFPDAESLPDQAAKWVARLDADQPSAATKREFKHWLQQSPEHRREFEKHLALWGDMNILATMVPPARQQAQQTTRSPRRWLTPAPVAFAMGLLLVILLQFNTSPNHYRTEIGEQQQVELDDGTMVLLNTNTELRVAYTDQRRTIYLSKGEAHFEVAHNPERPFEVHAGQGKVRAVGTAFTVYLKSDDVEVVVTEGEIAILPAATATTTTTTTASKPTTLAQNQTPEPNTSAAPVTARVKAGGVATYDRHTAEHVMLEALGDEEHKLSWREGMLVFRSEPLSRVIAEVNRYTPLNIIIPDPAVRAIKVGGFFKVSEIDSVFDALEKGFDIRAEYISEDVVYLVHRAP, encoded by the coding sequence ATGACTGACTATAACAAGGGCGAACCCCCCACAGCAGCCACCGTGGTGGACTTCCCCGATGCCGAGTCACTGCCCGACCAGGCCGCCAAATGGGTAGCCCGGCTCGATGCCGACCAGCCCAGCGCCGCCACCAAGCGTGAATTTAAACACTGGCTGCAACAAAGCCCCGAACACCGCCGCGAATTTGAAAAGCACCTGGCCCTGTGGGGCGATATGAATATACTGGCCACCATGGTGCCCCCCGCCCGGCAACAGGCACAACAAACAACACGCTCACCGCGCCGCTGGTTAACACCGGCCCCCGTAGCTTTTGCGATGGGCCTGCTATTAGTTATCCTGCTGCAATTTAACACCTCACCCAACCACTACCGCACGGAGATCGGTGAACAGCAACAGGTTGAACTCGATGATGGTACGATGGTACTACTCAATACCAATACCGAACTACGGGTGGCTTATACCGACCAGCGCCGCACCATTTACCTTAGCAAGGGCGAAGCGCATTTTGAGGTGGCCCATAATCCCGAACGCCCCTTTGAAGTCCATGCCGGGCAGGGCAAAGTCAGGGCGGTGGGCACAGCCTTTACCGTCTATCTAAAAAGCGATGATGTGGAAGTAGTCGTCACCGAAGGGGAAATTGCAATTCTGCCTGCGGCTACAGCTACAACCACAACGACAACCACAGCCAGCAAGCCAACCACACTGGCACAAAACCAAACACCAGAACCCAACACATCGGCGGCACCAGTCACCGCCCGAGTCAAAGCCGGTGGCGTGGCCACCTATGACCGCCATACCGCCGAGCATGTCATGCTGGAGGCCTTGGGTGATGAGGAACATAAACTGTCCTGGCGTGAGGGGATGTTGGTTTTTCGCAGTGAACCCTTGTCGCGGGTGATAGCAGAAGTCAATCGTTATACACCCTTAAATATTATTATTCCCGACCCCGCCGTACGCGCCATTAAAGTCGGTGGCTTTTTTAAAGTCAGCGAAATTGATTCGGTATTTGATGCGCTGGAAAAGGGTTTTGATATCCGCGCGGAATATATTTCAGAGGATGTGGTTTACCTTGTTCACCGCGCCCCTTAA
- a CDS encoding TonB-dependent receptor domain-containing protein, with product MLDTQRRGQSTGPPAPTYPLALPAQVVYEALNSLATTTGHSLLVSSTLAENLTSSAVHGTYTVEGALQILLQGTGLSGRLTDHGVIVVRYPRVSINTINGEETMNSKKQLLAATVGFLMGAGGASQSVMAQESSEDNQGWVLEEIVVTAQKREQNLMDVPISVVALTGEAIEARGIQNGEDLTYFVPNLSAFSPGPGVTSYYMRGIGSSNIPFATVGTYFDEVPISVAINEPDIRTTDLERVEVLRGPQGTLFGQGSVGGTIRFITKNPEFNSVGGHLGVSAYHTKEGGTSEELTGVLNIPVVDDTLAFRIASTYENKAGWIDKIDRDGAVIKEDINDNEGSNIRIKGLWQATDNLAITAMVVRHRLNAGGPNIVSSGGRAPQPESLIRSAADPYLPFGFTDEHDIYNVTATYDFGNAVLTAVASSVETSNLRANFPVFLTVDQGLPVADENVVEFNTIDFLQETEVTSQEIRLSSAADSDSAWEWIVGVFLAESELSQEDAGGLAFDAAGVFFPDNPGELIATPATPPTVNKSDSGAFFGNISYAFTDQWTIGIGTRVFKDDRSIFTAADGLTLDDDFDNVSSKIHLSYAATDNANIYFSASEGFRSGGLNPPVTR from the coding sequence TTGCTGGATACTCAGCGCCGCGGCCAGTCAACCGGCCCGCCCGCGCCCACCTATCCACTGGCATTGCCCGCACAGGTGGTCTACGAGGCACTGAATAGCCTCGCCACCACCACCGGGCACAGTTTACTGGTGTCTTCCACGCTTGCTGAAAACCTAACGTCCTCTGCCGTACACGGTACATACACCGTTGAGGGCGCCCTGCAGATATTACTGCAAGGCACAGGTCTTTCCGGTCGTTTAACGGACCACGGGGTAATTGTAGTGCGCTACCCCAGGGTCTCGATAAATACCATTAATGGGGAAGAGACGATGAACAGTAAGAAACAATTATTGGCAGCAACGGTTGGGTTTTTGATGGGGGCAGGGGGTGCTTCGCAGAGTGTGATGGCGCAGGAGAGTAGTGAAGATAATCAGGGATGGGTGTTGGAAGAAATTGTGGTTACGGCGCAGAAGCGGGAACAGAATTTGATGGATGTGCCGATTAGTGTGGTGGCGTTGACTGGGGAGGCTATTGAGGCTCGGGGGATTCAGAACGGCGAAGATCTAACTTATTTTGTCCCTAATCTGTCTGCGTTTTCACCTGGGCCCGGAGTGACAAGTTATTATATGAGAGGTATTGGTAGTAGCAATATACCGTTTGCTACAGTAGGTACCTACTTTGATGAGGTTCCTATATCGGTGGCGATCAATGAACCTGATATCCGAACGACTGATTTGGAGCGTGTGGAGGTGTTGCGCGGCCCTCAGGGTACTTTATTTGGGCAGGGTTCTGTGGGCGGTACGATTCGTTTTATCACTAAGAACCCTGAATTTAATAGTGTTGGCGGTCATTTGGGGGTGTCTGCTTATCACACAAAAGAGGGTGGCACCAGTGAAGAGCTAACAGGTGTGCTGAATATCCCTGTTGTGGACGATACCTTGGCATTTCGTATTGCCAGTACCTATGAAAATAAGGCTGGCTGGATCGATAAGATAGATCGGGATGGGGCCGTTATTAAGGAGGATATTAATGATAATGAAGGCTCTAATATTCGCATCAAAGGATTATGGCAGGCAACGGATAATCTGGCGATTACGGCCATGGTAGTCCGGCACCGGCTTAATGCTGGGGGGCCGAATATTGTTAGCAGTGGCGGGCGAGCCCCGCAACCAGAGAGTCTTATACGATCAGCGGCAGACCCGTATTTACCTTTTGGGTTTACTGATGAGCATGATATTTATAATGTCACAGCCACTTATGACTTCGGCAATGCAGTGCTTACTGCGGTGGCATCTAGTGTAGAAACTTCAAATCTAAGGGCAAACTTTCCAGTCTTTCTCACCGTAGACCAAGGCTTGCCGGTAGCTGATGAAAATGTAGTTGAATTTAATACGATAGATTTTTTGCAAGAAACAGAGGTGACCTCGCAAGAAATTCGTTTAAGCAGTGCTGCTGATAGCGACAGTGCATGGGAGTGGATAGTCGGTGTTTTTTTGGCAGAATCTGAACTGAGCCAAGAAGATGCAGGTGGTTTAGCTTTCGATGCTGCCGGTGTTTTTTTTCCTGATAACCCTGGGGAGTTGATTGCTACTCCCGCAACGCCACCCACAGTTAACAAATCAGACTCAGGAGCCTTTTTCGGTAATATCTCTTATGCCTTTACTGACCAATGGACCATCGGTATTGGGACAAGGGTGTTTAAGGACGACCGCAGTATTTTTACCGCAGCTGATGGTCTGACGCTCGACGATGATTTTGATAATGTTAGCTCCAAAATTCATCTGTCCTATGCGGCTACGGATAATGCGAATATCTACTTTAGTGCGTCTGAAGGCTTTCGAAGTGGTGGTCTTAACCCCCCAGTAACACGATAG
- a CDS encoding TonB-dependent receptor domain-containing protein has protein sequence MDGGVKSYDPEELLTYELGAKAVWLEGTLSTEVAIYHSEFTNFVESIFDPMSNLASLQNAGEAEVQGIEWEVRWATSEQLTLGFNGNISDSEFTSLSPGVSGKIVGDPMDNVPEYNYSLTADYQFDWSKSLPGFARLDYNVQGPTTTTLRGFGLLPETDDSEVLTILNGQLGLQWASFTFKLFGENLLDETDSTISTAVTSRYTQRPRRSFGIKLDYDF, from the coding sequence ATAGATGGTGGTGTTAAATCCTATGATCCAGAGGAGTTACTGACCTATGAGCTGGGCGCAAAGGCGGTTTGGTTAGAGGGCACCCTCAGTACAGAGGTGGCGATTTATCACAGTGAGTTTACTAATTTTGTTGAATCGATTTTTGACCCCATGTCAAATTTGGCCTCATTACAAAACGCTGGTGAAGCTGAAGTGCAAGGTATCGAATGGGAGGTTCGATGGGCGACCAGTGAGCAGCTCACTCTTGGGTTTAATGGTAATATAAGTGATTCTGAATTTACGTCCCTGAGCCCGGGTGTGAGCGGAAAAATTGTAGGGGATCCGATGGATAATGTACCGGAGTATAATTATTCATTAACAGCCGACTATCAATTTGATTGGTCTAAGTCTTTGCCCGGTTTTGCCCGGCTTGATTATAATGTGCAGGGTCCCACTACAACTACGCTTCGAGGTTTTGGACTTCTTCCTGAAACTGATGATTCTGAAGTATTAACCATTCTCAATGGACAGCTTGGTCTTCAGTGGGCGTCTTTCACGTTTAAGTTGTTTGGCGAAAATCTGCTGGATGAGACGGATTCTACTATTTCTACTGCCGTTACGAGTAGATACACCCAGCGTCCTCGTCGTTCCTTTGGTATTAAATTGGATTATGATTTTTAG